The following are encoded in a window of Gopherus flavomarginatus isolate rGopFla2 chromosome 10, rGopFla2.mat.asm, whole genome shotgun sequence genomic DNA:
- the ZNF804A gene encoding zinc finger protein 804A isoform X1: MECYYIVISSTHLSNGHFRNIKGVFRGPLSKNGNKTLDYAEKENTIAKALEDLKANFYCELCDKQYYKHQEFDNHINSYDHAHKQRLKELKQREFARNVASKSRKDERKQEKALQRLHKLAELRKEAACAPGSGPMFKSTTVTVRDNFHEIPQSTVIDSSNKQQNFNCTLMHNAQNAKEVISSAFSASESASNNKSDPHKLGDQVQGAHGHKIGFSFAFPKKASVKLESSAAVFYEYNDETSSEHGFSRRSRFVPGACNLQFPPAREIVLCSEEKQNYIHPLMEKGTDIAEASEVQESKELSSKENTIILDNTVLVPADSHLKQPVSCDLDGYCVDVNSTALRDQSLSTVAVSNQALPIENHSSERLGKKSPALDTTDDCLPLQNITEENDKYINSESSTTEAEIKKLGSDVHMSSNSEGESTALQNKQETHKRPCEPFVPVLSKHGLSVLQWPSEMLIYTNVEPSISYSCNPLCFDFKSSRASDCMEKTKHQSNVPHSHHKTESKQSFVLDDTGKSISECADYKTEINKNVCEQATSLITDVSLDKSCEPATNQDKMCSFRTGKREKYHISKSHLRQDTMIDDKHNKDWNKETHKRWFHKNRKRKRRRKLCHHHHEETAKADAEVSSTAEQEINYVNEDKHQHPQNASGKCRDEIGSIWLAAEQLQQSCQKLVIENRDHKRTLSTSTHIHGDKGPCGTWNTKNSDDHFTDSEPLHRKYKANSHRQSKELTFNSGRHNLTYSRTLCSCKVRRASCSTDHKCLEKCTSQSQSIKRAYNFLTDEPERSHRKRRQHTYSCSSDESSCRQEFLSEEYLRQTSNLAAHCKPKRKRRRKRSRTHHIFVNKEPIRNENHRPSRGNSTLNILGELLTQENIQQTKTQPIKDYTENVVQTTQLVENKLTLQSDCLLLSESNKSTEGSVTESSPSTFLEDLTHSSASVIEHSILTTATPENKLEKEKKHENIRAPESHAPYKVPSINRNVEQTPRKSYLCQYEVAETIPQEKINEATSEWLRYNSGTFNSPPPLSFKEAHINSHTLLTTEQILAPFTLPDQTLIFPPENHGKFKDLQCEAYQQLMQQNMLANKVKFAFPPTVIQPSNSPLQPLPLQQPLCSTSVTTIHHTVLQQHAAAAGTFKVLQPHQQFLSQVPTLSRTPLPHLAVGPRLCPGTHTTFVAPPQLPLIPTSVLHPSHLAFPPLPHALFPSLLSPHPAVIPLQPLF, from the exons agACTCAAGGAACtgaaacagagggagtttgctcGAAATGTAGCTTCCAAGTCAAGAAAAGATGAAAGGAAACAGGAAAAGGCCCTCCAACGTTTGCACAAGTTAGCTGAACTGAGGAAAGAAGCAGCTTG tgctcCTGGGAGCGGTCCCATGTTCAAGTCCACTACAGTTACTGTGAGAGATAATTTCCATGAAATTCCACAAAGTACTGTCATAGACTCTTCTAACAAACAACAAAATTTCAATTGTACATTAATGCACAATGCACAGAATGCGAAAGAAGTTATTTCTAGTGCTTTTTCTGCTTCTGAAAGTGCAAGTAATAACAAATCTGACCCTCACAAACTTGGGGATCAAGTACAAGGAGCCCATGGACATAAAATAGGATTCTCTTTTGCTTTTCCTAAGAAAGCATCAGTGAAGTTGGAGTCCTCAGCTGCTGTTTTCTATGAATATAATGATGAAACATCTAGTGAACATGGATTTAGCAGAAGAAGTAGATTTGTTCCAGGAGCCTGTAATCTTCAGTTTCCACCAGCAAGAGAAATAGTTTTGTGCTCTGAGGAGAAACAAAACTATATTCACCCACTGATGGAAAAAGGTACTGACATAGCAGAAGCTTCTGAAGTTCAGGAGTCAAAAGAACTATCCAGTAAAGAGAATACTATAATACTAGATAATACAGTATTAGTTCCTGCTGATTCTCATTTGAAACAACCTGTGTCTTGTGATTTGGATGGCTATTGTGTTGATGTCAATTCAACTGCATTACGAGATCAATCACTGTCCACAGTTGCTGTTAGTAATCAGGCTCTACCCATAGAAAATCACAGTTCTGAGAGGTTGGGAAAGAAATCTCCAGCTCTTGATACCACTGATGATTGCTTACCTTTGCAAAATATCACAGAAGAAAATGATAAATACATTAATAGTGAATCATCCACAACTGAAGCAGAAATTAAAAAACTTGGGTCTGATGTACATATGTCATCAAATTCTGAAGGGGAGAGTACAGCCttacaaaacaaacaagaaacacATAAAAGACCTTGTGAACCATTTGTTCCTGTTCTGAGCAAACATGGACTGTCTGTTCTTCAGTGGCCCTCTGAAATGTTAATTTACACAAATGTAGAACCATCCATTTCATATAGCTGTAATCCTTTATGTTTTGACTTCAAGTCATCAAGAGCAAGTGACTGCATGGAGAAAACTAAACATCAGTCAAATGTACCTCATTCTCATCACAAAACTGAGTCCAAACAGAGTTTTGTTTTAGATGACACAGGTAAATCTATTTCAGAATGTGCTGATTACAAAAcagaaattaataaaaatgtgtgtgaGCAAGCAACATCACTTATAACAGATGTTTCGTTAGATAAAAGCTGTGAACCTGCAACAAATCAAGATAAAATGTGCTCTTTCAGGAccggaaaaagagaaaaataccaCATTTCCAAAAGCCATTTACGACAGGACACCATGATAGATGATAAACACAACAAAGACTGGAACAAAGAAACTCACAAAAGATGGTTTCAcaaaaataggaaaaggaaaagaaggagAAAATTATGTCATCACCATCATGAGGAAACAGCAAAGGCAGACGCTGAAGTTTCTTCAACAGCTGAACAGGAAATTAATTATGTCAATGAAGATAAACATCAGCATCCTCAGAATGCTTCAGGGAAGTGCAGAGATGAAATTGGAAGCATATGGTTAGCTGCAGAGCAGTTACAACAGTCATGTCAAAAACTTGTCATTGAAAACAGAGATCACAAAAGAACCCTGTCCACATCAACACACATACATGGTGACAAAGGCCCATGTGGGACTTGGAACACAAAAAACAGTGATGACCACTTCACTGACTCTGAACCTCTGCACAGAAAGTACAAAGCAAACTCTCATAGGCAATCAAAAGAACTGACTTTTAATTCTGGAAGACATAACTTAACATATTCTAGAACATTATGTAGCTGTAAGGTCAGAAGAGCTAGCTGTAGTACAGATCATAAATGTTTGGAAAAATGTACAAGTCAAAGTCAGTCCATCAAGAGAGCCTACAACTTTCTGACTGATGAACCTGAAAGATCCCATCGAAAGCGAAGACAACATACATATTCTTGTTCATCAGATGAAAGTTCATGTAGACAGGAATTTTTATCAGAAGAGTATCTCAGGCAAACAAGTAATTTAGCTGCACATTGTAAGCCTAAAAGGAAAAGAAGGAGAAAAAGATCTAGAACCCATCACATATTTGTCAACAAAGAACCAATAAGAAATGAAAACCATAGACCTTCCAGAGGCAATTCTACATTAAATATTTTAGGGGAATTGTTAACTCAAGAAAATatacaacaaacaaaaactcaaCCCATAAAAGATTATACAGAAAATGTGGTGCAAACAACGCAGCTGGTAGAAAACAAGTTGACTCTACAGTCTGATTGTTTACTTTTATCAGAAAGTAACAAGTCAACAGAGGGTTCAGTAACGGAGAGCTCTCCAAGTACATTTTTGGAGGACTTAACGCATTCCTCTGCTTCTGTAATTGAACATAGTATTCTGACAACTGCAACACCAGAGAACAagctggaaaaagaaaagaaacatgaaAATATAAGGGCTCCTGAAAGTCATGCTCCTTATAAAGTGCCCAGTATTAACAGAAATGTGGAACAAACTCCTCGTAAATCATATCTATGCCAATATGAAGTAGCAGAGACCATAccacaagaaaaaataaatgaggCAACCAGTGAATGGCTGCGGTATAATTCAGGCACATTTAACAGCCCTCCACCTTTGTCATTCAAAGAAGCACATATAAATAGTCATACCCTTTTAACCACTGAACAGATACTTGCCCCATTTACATTGCCTGATCAGACATTGATATTTCCCCCAGAAAACCATGGAAAATTCAAAGACTTGCAATGTGAGGCCTATCAGCAGCTCATGCAGCAAAACATGCTTGCTAACAAGGTGAAGTTTGCCTTTCCTCCCACTGTAATTCAACCTTCTAATTCTCCTTTGCAGCCTTTGCCCTTGCAGCAGCCATTATGTTCTACCTCTGTAACCACAATCCATCACACTGTTTTACAGCAGCATGCTGCCGCTGCAGGTACATTTAAGGTTCTCCAGCCTCACCAACAGTTTCTTTCACAGGTCCCAACCCTTTCAAGAACACCTTTACCTCATCTCGCAGTAGGACCTAGACTTTGTCCAGGAACCCACACAACTTTTGTTGCTCCACCACAGTTGCCACTAATTCCAACTTCTGTCCTTCATCCAAGTCACCTGGCTTTCCCCCCATTACCTCATGCATTGTTTCCTTCGCTGCTTTCACCGCATCCAGCTGTCATTCCATTGCAGCCTCTCTTTTAG
- the ZNF804A gene encoding zinc finger protein 804A isoform X2, with protein MKKRLKELKQREFARNVASKSRKDERKQEKALQRLHKLAELRKEAACAPGSGPMFKSTTVTVRDNFHEIPQSTVIDSSNKQQNFNCTLMHNAQNAKEVISSAFSASESASNNKSDPHKLGDQVQGAHGHKIGFSFAFPKKASVKLESSAAVFYEYNDETSSEHGFSRRSRFVPGACNLQFPPAREIVLCSEEKQNYIHPLMEKGTDIAEASEVQESKELSSKENTIILDNTVLVPADSHLKQPVSCDLDGYCVDVNSTALRDQSLSTVAVSNQALPIENHSSERLGKKSPALDTTDDCLPLQNITEENDKYINSESSTTEAEIKKLGSDVHMSSNSEGESTALQNKQETHKRPCEPFVPVLSKHGLSVLQWPSEMLIYTNVEPSISYSCNPLCFDFKSSRASDCMEKTKHQSNVPHSHHKTESKQSFVLDDTGKSISECADYKTEINKNVCEQATSLITDVSLDKSCEPATNQDKMCSFRTGKREKYHISKSHLRQDTMIDDKHNKDWNKETHKRWFHKNRKRKRRRKLCHHHHEETAKADAEVSSTAEQEINYVNEDKHQHPQNASGKCRDEIGSIWLAAEQLQQSCQKLVIENRDHKRTLSTSTHIHGDKGPCGTWNTKNSDDHFTDSEPLHRKYKANSHRQSKELTFNSGRHNLTYSRTLCSCKVRRASCSTDHKCLEKCTSQSQSIKRAYNFLTDEPERSHRKRRQHTYSCSSDESSCRQEFLSEEYLRQTSNLAAHCKPKRKRRRKRSRTHHIFVNKEPIRNENHRPSRGNSTLNILGELLTQENIQQTKTQPIKDYTENVVQTTQLVENKLTLQSDCLLLSESNKSTEGSVTESSPSTFLEDLTHSSASVIEHSILTTATPENKLEKEKKHENIRAPESHAPYKVPSINRNVEQTPRKSYLCQYEVAETIPQEKINEATSEWLRYNSGTFNSPPPLSFKEAHINSHTLLTTEQILAPFTLPDQTLIFPPENHGKFKDLQCEAYQQLMQQNMLANKVKFAFPPTVIQPSNSPLQPLPLQQPLCSTSVTTIHHTVLQQHAAAAGTFKVLQPHQQFLSQVPTLSRTPLPHLAVGPRLCPGTHTTFVAPPQLPLIPTSVLHPSHLAFPPLPHALFPSLLSPHPAVIPLQPLF; from the exons agACTCAAGGAACtgaaacagagggagtttgctcGAAATGTAGCTTCCAAGTCAAGAAAAGATGAAAGGAAACAGGAAAAGGCCCTCCAACGTTTGCACAAGTTAGCTGAACTGAGGAAAGAAGCAGCTTG tgctcCTGGGAGCGGTCCCATGTTCAAGTCCACTACAGTTACTGTGAGAGATAATTTCCATGAAATTCCACAAAGTACTGTCATAGACTCTTCTAACAAACAACAAAATTTCAATTGTACATTAATGCACAATGCACAGAATGCGAAAGAAGTTATTTCTAGTGCTTTTTCTGCTTCTGAAAGTGCAAGTAATAACAAATCTGACCCTCACAAACTTGGGGATCAAGTACAAGGAGCCCATGGACATAAAATAGGATTCTCTTTTGCTTTTCCTAAGAAAGCATCAGTGAAGTTGGAGTCCTCAGCTGCTGTTTTCTATGAATATAATGATGAAACATCTAGTGAACATGGATTTAGCAGAAGAAGTAGATTTGTTCCAGGAGCCTGTAATCTTCAGTTTCCACCAGCAAGAGAAATAGTTTTGTGCTCTGAGGAGAAACAAAACTATATTCACCCACTGATGGAAAAAGGTACTGACATAGCAGAAGCTTCTGAAGTTCAGGAGTCAAAAGAACTATCCAGTAAAGAGAATACTATAATACTAGATAATACAGTATTAGTTCCTGCTGATTCTCATTTGAAACAACCTGTGTCTTGTGATTTGGATGGCTATTGTGTTGATGTCAATTCAACTGCATTACGAGATCAATCACTGTCCACAGTTGCTGTTAGTAATCAGGCTCTACCCATAGAAAATCACAGTTCTGAGAGGTTGGGAAAGAAATCTCCAGCTCTTGATACCACTGATGATTGCTTACCTTTGCAAAATATCACAGAAGAAAATGATAAATACATTAATAGTGAATCATCCACAACTGAAGCAGAAATTAAAAAACTTGGGTCTGATGTACATATGTCATCAAATTCTGAAGGGGAGAGTACAGCCttacaaaacaaacaagaaacacATAAAAGACCTTGTGAACCATTTGTTCCTGTTCTGAGCAAACATGGACTGTCTGTTCTTCAGTGGCCCTCTGAAATGTTAATTTACACAAATGTAGAACCATCCATTTCATATAGCTGTAATCCTTTATGTTTTGACTTCAAGTCATCAAGAGCAAGTGACTGCATGGAGAAAACTAAACATCAGTCAAATGTACCTCATTCTCATCACAAAACTGAGTCCAAACAGAGTTTTGTTTTAGATGACACAGGTAAATCTATTTCAGAATGTGCTGATTACAAAAcagaaattaataaaaatgtgtgtgaGCAAGCAACATCACTTATAACAGATGTTTCGTTAGATAAAAGCTGTGAACCTGCAACAAATCAAGATAAAATGTGCTCTTTCAGGAccggaaaaagagaaaaataccaCATTTCCAAAAGCCATTTACGACAGGACACCATGATAGATGATAAACACAACAAAGACTGGAACAAAGAAACTCACAAAAGATGGTTTCAcaaaaataggaaaaggaaaagaaggagAAAATTATGTCATCACCATCATGAGGAAACAGCAAAGGCAGACGCTGAAGTTTCTTCAACAGCTGAACAGGAAATTAATTATGTCAATGAAGATAAACATCAGCATCCTCAGAATGCTTCAGGGAAGTGCAGAGATGAAATTGGAAGCATATGGTTAGCTGCAGAGCAGTTACAACAGTCATGTCAAAAACTTGTCATTGAAAACAGAGATCACAAAAGAACCCTGTCCACATCAACACACATACATGGTGACAAAGGCCCATGTGGGACTTGGAACACAAAAAACAGTGATGACCACTTCACTGACTCTGAACCTCTGCACAGAAAGTACAAAGCAAACTCTCATAGGCAATCAAAAGAACTGACTTTTAATTCTGGAAGACATAACTTAACATATTCTAGAACATTATGTAGCTGTAAGGTCAGAAGAGCTAGCTGTAGTACAGATCATAAATGTTTGGAAAAATGTACAAGTCAAAGTCAGTCCATCAAGAGAGCCTACAACTTTCTGACTGATGAACCTGAAAGATCCCATCGAAAGCGAAGACAACATACATATTCTTGTTCATCAGATGAAAGTTCATGTAGACAGGAATTTTTATCAGAAGAGTATCTCAGGCAAACAAGTAATTTAGCTGCACATTGTAAGCCTAAAAGGAAAAGAAGGAGAAAAAGATCTAGAACCCATCACATATTTGTCAACAAAGAACCAATAAGAAATGAAAACCATAGACCTTCCAGAGGCAATTCTACATTAAATATTTTAGGGGAATTGTTAACTCAAGAAAATatacaacaaacaaaaactcaaCCCATAAAAGATTATACAGAAAATGTGGTGCAAACAACGCAGCTGGTAGAAAACAAGTTGACTCTACAGTCTGATTGTTTACTTTTATCAGAAAGTAACAAGTCAACAGAGGGTTCAGTAACGGAGAGCTCTCCAAGTACATTTTTGGAGGACTTAACGCATTCCTCTGCTTCTGTAATTGAACATAGTATTCTGACAACTGCAACACCAGAGAACAagctggaaaaagaaaagaaacatgaaAATATAAGGGCTCCTGAAAGTCATGCTCCTTATAAAGTGCCCAGTATTAACAGAAATGTGGAACAAACTCCTCGTAAATCATATCTATGCCAATATGAAGTAGCAGAGACCATAccacaagaaaaaataaatgaggCAACCAGTGAATGGCTGCGGTATAATTCAGGCACATTTAACAGCCCTCCACCTTTGTCATTCAAAGAAGCACATATAAATAGTCATACCCTTTTAACCACTGAACAGATACTTGCCCCATTTACATTGCCTGATCAGACATTGATATTTCCCCCAGAAAACCATGGAAAATTCAAAGACTTGCAATGTGAGGCCTATCAGCAGCTCATGCAGCAAAACATGCTTGCTAACAAGGTGAAGTTTGCCTTTCCTCCCACTGTAATTCAACCTTCTAATTCTCCTTTGCAGCCTTTGCCCTTGCAGCAGCCATTATGTTCTACCTCTGTAACCACAATCCATCACACTGTTTTACAGCAGCATGCTGCCGCTGCAGGTACATTTAAGGTTCTCCAGCCTCACCAACAGTTTCTTTCACAGGTCCCAACCCTTTCAAGAACACCTTTACCTCATCTCGCAGTAGGACCTAGACTTTGTCCAGGAACCCACACAACTTTTGTTGCTCCACCACAGTTGCCACTAATTCCAACTTCTGTCCTTCATCCAAGTCACCTGGCTTTCCCCCCATTACCTCATGCATTGTTTCCTTCGCTGCTTTCACCGCATCCAGCTGTCATTCCATTGCAGCCTCTCTTTTAG